One genomic segment of Hordeum vulgare subsp. vulgare chromosome 2H, MorexV3_pseudomolecules_assembly, whole genome shotgun sequence includes these proteins:
- the LOC123430900 gene encoding hydroquinone glucosyltransferase-like, with the protein MESLASAGAASSERHVVLLASPGAGHLIPLAELARRLVDHHGFAATLVTFTDLSSPEALSGVPACVATATLPSVKLDDLPAGTPMETVLFQLVHRSVPSLRALLRSVGAPLVALVPDFFCSAALPLAAELGVPGYVFVPSNLATIALMRVTLDLHEGVPQGEYRDLPETIELPGGVSLRRTDLPRSFQSSREPVYGHLVEEGRRYLRADGFLVNTFYEMEPAIVEEFKQAAERGALAPVFPVGPFVRPSTSSDDATGSTACIEWLDGQPTGSVVFVSFGSGGSLTVEQTAELAAGLEASGHRFLWVVRMPNLDDGNDHGDRGGKNPLAWLPEGFLERTKDKGLAVAAWAPQVRVLSHPATAVFVSHCGWNSALESVSAGVPMVAWPLYAEQRMNAVVLEGSVGVALRPRARERGEIAAVVKELMEGADKGRAVRRQAGDLQQAAARAWSPEGSSRRALEQVAAAWKKVTLAEVE; encoded by the coding sequence ATGGAGTCGCTTGCCAGCGCAGGAGCGGCGTCCAGCGAGCGGCACGTCGTGCTGCTCGCCAGCCCGGGAGCCGGCCACCTCATCCCGCTGGCCGAGCTGGCGCGTCGGCTCGTCGACCACCACGGCTTCGCGGCCACGCTCGTCACCTTCACCGACCTCTCCTCCCCGGAGGCGCTCTCCGGCGTCCCGGCCTGCGTCGCCACAGCCACGCTCCCGTCCGTCAAGCTCGACGACCTGCCCGCCGGCACTCCTATGGAGACCGTGCTCTTCCAGCTCGTCCACCGTTCGGTACCGAGCCTCCGCGCCCTCCTCCGCTCCGTCGGCGCTCCGCTCGTCGCGCTGGTGCCGGACTTCTTCTGCTCCGCGGCGCTGCCGCTCGCCGCCGAGCTCGGCGTCCCAGGGTACGTCTTCGTGCCCAGCAACCTCGCCACCATCGCGCTCATGCGCGTCACGTTGgacctccacgaaggtgtcccgcAAGGTGAGTACCGCGACCTCCCCGAGACCATCGAGCTCCCCGGGGGCGTGTCGCTGCGTCGCACCGACCTGCCGCGCTCGTTCCAGAGCAGCCGCGAGCCGGTCTACGGGCACCTGGTGGAGGAGGGCCGGCGGTACCTCCGCGCGGACGGCTTCCTGGTGAACACGTTCTACGAAATGGAGCCCGCCATCGTGGAAGAGTTCAAGCAGGCGGCGGAGCGAGGCGCTTTGGCGCCCGTGTTCCCCGTGGGTCCGTTCGTCCGGCCAAGCACAAGCTCCGACGATGCCACCGGCTCGACTGCGTGCATAGAGTGGCTCGATGGTCAGCCGACTGGGTCTGTGGTGTTCGTCTCCTTCGGGAGCGGCGGGTCGCTGACCGTGGAGCAGACGGCAGAGCTCGCCGCAGGGCTGGAAGCGAGCGGCCATCGGTTCCTTTGGGTGGTGAGGATGCCGAATCTGGACGATGGCAACGACCACGGTGACCGTGGAGGCAAGAACCCATTGGCATGGCTTCCCGAGGGCTTCCTGGAGAGGACCAAGGACAAGGGGCTGGCCGTGGCGGCTTGGGCGCCTCAGGTGCGCGTGCTGTCCCACCCGGCGACGGCGGTGTTCGTGTCGCACTGCGGCTGGAACTCGGCGCTGGAGAGCGTGTCGGCCGGCGTGCCGATGGTGGCGTGGCCGCTGTACGCGGAGCAGCGGATGAACGCCGTGGTCCTGGAAGGGAGCGTCGGGGTGGCGCTGCGTCCGCGGGCGCGGGAGCGCGGCGAGATCGCAGCCGTGGTGAAGGAGCTCATGGAGGGGGCGGACAAGGGGCGCGCCGTGCGGCGGCAGGCCGGGGACCTGCAgcaggcggcggcgcgcgcgTGGTCGCCCGAGGGGTCGTCGCGCCGGGCTCTGGAGCAGGTTGCCGCCGCGTGGAAGAAGGTGACGCTTGCCGAGGTGGAGTAA